The sequence below is a genomic window from Armatimonadota bacterium.
GCAATGTTCCTGTGCGGGCACTGCTTCGCCAGTGAACGTGGCGGAGCGAGTCACCTGACACATACTCGCGAATGCCGCGTGGCTCGATACCTGCGCCCGACGCCTGGCCGCTCATCGCCTCGTTGATGCCCCAACCCGCTGAACTTGGAAGCTCAACGGAAACCGGAATCGGCGTTGGAACCACGATGATCTCGGTCGGCTCGGTCTCGTAGTTGACGGTTCGCGTAGTTAGGCCGAGCGCATCCGTCGCCGTCACCTTGATGTTCTTCCAGCGGAAGCGCCCGCGTTTCAAGGGCCGAAATTGGTAAATCGTTCGCACTGGTAAGTCGAAGGCCGGAGCCACAGGCAGACTCGGCCCGACTTCCGAACTCTTCAGTCGATCTGGCAAATGGTCCTCGACCGTTACCAAAGGGCGCTTGATCTTGCGCTCGCTCCACAAAACGACCTCAATGGTCACCAATTCGCCAACGTGCACGCTCTTCGGCGCGATCCGTTCAATGCGAAGGGCTCGTGTCGCCAAGATGGATTGCAGGTTGCAGGCGATGATTGTTGCGATGAGCGCAAAGCTCATATAGAACAGCGACGGCGCGTTGATCAGCACCGCGACGACCCCTAAAAAGAGGGAGCAAACCGTGAGCGCTGTACCTGCAACCTTTCGCAACGAACTACCCCACCGGCAATG
It includes:
- a CDS encoding DUF58 domain-containing protein: MRKVAGTALTVCSLFLGVVAVLINAPSLFYMSFALIATIIACNLQSILATRALRIERIAPKSVHVGELVTIEVVLWSERKIKRPLVTVEDHLPDRLKSSEVGPSLPVAPAFDLPVRTIYQFRPLKRGRFRWKNIKVTATDALGLTTRTVNYETEPTEIIVVPTPIPVSVELPSSAGWGINEAMSGQASGAGIEPRGIREYVSGDSLRHVHWRSSARTGTLQVKEFQAGSQGAAAFLLQRTRGTDVGKGNVTSFDAMAGHALYLTEQLLRQGVKISFPQFEEKSSVRGEAERREDIALALGTAMADEIDTIGGDLLDATAQVDAGTTFYVMAAIDDGSLLTALDRVRGRYPVVVLTYDATAFDPKRVSESASLMNESYRQRGALVLQMPEVGQ